The following coding sequences lie in one Nitratireductor mangrovi genomic window:
- a CDS encoding cystathionine gamma-synthase family protein, producing the protein MTAPRPYKTHIGNHRLHPETLMLSYGFDPELSEGAVKPPVFLTSTFVFHSAEEGRDFFDYVAGRKEPPGGTAAGLVYSRFNHPNSEIVEDRLAAYEGAEACILFSSGMSAIATTLLAIARPGDVILHSQPLYGGTETLLARTLADFGIKAVGFSDGVDEKAIRAAADAALAKGRVSAIFIETPSNPLNTLIDMELVAHIAAEIAERQGGLRPVIACDNTLLGPVFQRPLEHGIDVSVYSLTKYVGGHSDLIAGAVLGSKAVTKPIKALRGAIGTQLDPHSCWMLGRSLETLTIRMEKANDNARIVAEFLRDHAKVGKVHYPPFFGEETAAAKCFARQCSGAGSTFSFDIKGGEKAAFAFLNALQIFKLAVSLGGTESLASHPAAMTHSGVPLEIRDRIGVLDSTIRLSIGVEHADDLIADLAQALAIV; encoded by the coding sequence ATGACCGCACCGCGCCCCTACAAGACCCATATCGGCAATCACCGCCTGCATCCCGAGACGCTCATGCTGTCCTACGGCTTCGATCCGGAGCTGTCGGAAGGCGCGGTGAAGCCGCCGGTGTTCCTGACCTCGACCTTCGTTTTTCACAGCGCGGAGGAAGGGCGCGACTTCTTCGACTACGTCGCGGGGCGCAAGGAGCCGCCGGGCGGCACGGCGGCAGGGCTGGTCTATTCGCGCTTCAACCATCCCAACAGCGAGATCGTGGAGGACCGGCTGGCAGCCTACGAGGGCGCCGAAGCCTGCATCCTGTTTTCCTCGGGTATGTCGGCGATCGCGACGACACTGCTGGCGATCGCCCGGCCCGGCGACGTGATCCTGCATTCGCAACCACTCTATGGCGGTACCGAGACCCTGTTGGCGCGGACGCTTGCCGATTTCGGCATCAAGGCGGTCGGTTTTTCCGACGGCGTCGACGAAAAGGCTATACGGGCGGCGGCCGACGCCGCACTTGCCAAGGGGCGGGTTTCGGCGATCTTCATCGAGACGCCTTCCAACCCGCTCAACACGCTAATCGACATGGAACTGGTCGCGCACATCGCCGCCGAGATCGCCGAACGTCAAGGCGGGCTGAGACCGGTGATCGCCTGCGACAACACGCTGCTCGGCCCGGTCTTCCAGCGCCCGCTCGAACACGGCATCGACGTGTCGGTCTATTCGCTGACCAAATATGTCGGCGGGCACTCCGACCTGATCGCCGGTGCGGTGCTTGGCTCGAAGGCGGTGACCAAGCCGATCAAGGCGCTGCGCGGGGCGATCGGCACCCAGTTGGACCCGCATTCGTGCTGGATGCTCGGACGCTCGCTGGAAACCCTGACCATCCGCATGGAGAAGGCCAACGACAATGCCCGCATCGTGGCCGAGTTCCTGCGCGACCATGCCAAGGTGGGCAAGGTGCACTATCCGCCCTTCTTCGGCGAAGAGACGGCGGCGGCGAAGTGCTTTGCCAGGCAGTGCAGCGGCGCAGGCTCGACCTTCTCCTTCGACATCAAGGGCGGCGAAAAGGCGGCCTTCGCCTTTTTGAACGCGCTGCAGATCTTCAAGCTCGCCGTCAGCCTGGGCGGCACGGAGTCGCTGGCGAGTCATCCGGCGGCCATGACGCATTCCGGTGTGCCGCTCGAAATCCGCGATCGTATCGGCGTTCTCGATTCGACCATCCGGCTTTCGATCGGAGTGGAGCATGCCGACGACCTGATCGCCGATCTGGCGCAGGCGCTGGCAATTGTCTGA
- a CDS encoding ABC transporter permease, protein MSGAFILALLFWLGAWAFNEWLVRRKPANRAQARAIGIFVPFLFGVTLLVLWEGIVRGFSIPFVLLPPPSAIWARILTSVPTLWADFRQTFLKAVLAGYVLGCGSGFLVAILIDRSPFLQRGLLPLGNFVSALPIIGVAPIMVMWFGFDWPSKAAVVVIMTFFPMLVNTVQGLAAASAMERDLMRTYAAGYWQTLFKLRLPAAGPFIFNALKINSTLALIGAIVAEFFGTPIVGMGFRISTEVGRMNIDMVWAEIAVAALAGSVFYGVVALVERAATFWHPSVRGG, encoded by the coding sequence ATGAGCGGCGCCTTCATCCTCGCGCTCCTGTTCTGGCTCGGCGCCTGGGCCTTCAACGAATGGCTGGTGCGCCGGAAGCCGGCCAACCGGGCGCAGGCGCGCGCGATCGGCATCTTCGTGCCGTTCCTGTTCGGCGTCACGCTGCTGGTGCTGTGGGAAGGCATCGTGCGCGGCTTTTCGATCCCGTTCGTGCTGCTGCCGCCGCCGAGCGCGATCTGGGCGCGCATCCTGACGTCGGTGCCGACGCTGTGGGCCGATTTCCGCCAGACCTTCCTGAAGGCGGTGCTGGCCGGCTATGTGCTCGGCTGCGGGTCGGGTTTCCTGGTCGCCATCCTGATCGACCGCTCGCCGTTCCTGCAGCGCGGGCTTCTGCCGCTCGGCAATTTCGTCTCCGCGCTGCCGATCATCGGCGTGGCGCCGATCATGGTCATGTGGTTCGGTTTCGACTGGCCGTCGAAGGCCGCGGTCGTCGTGATCATGACCTTCTTCCCGATGCTCGTGAACACGGTGCAGGGACTGGCCGCGGCCTCCGCAATGGAGCGCGACCTGATGCGCACCTATGCGGCGGGCTACTGGCAGACGCTGTTCAAGCTGCGGCTGCCGGCGGCTGGCCCCTTCATCTTCAACGCTCTGAAGATCAACTCGACGCTGGCGCTGATCGGCGCCATCGTCGCGGAGTTCTTCGGGACGCCCATTGTCGGTATGGGTTTCCGCATCTCCACCGAGGTGGGGCGGATGAATATCGACATGGTGTGGGCGGAAATCGCGGTTGCGGCGCTCGCGGGTTCCGTCTTCTATGGCGTGGTCGCGCTCGTGGAACGGGCAGCCACGTTCTGGCATCCGTCTGTCCGTGGCGGATAG
- a CDS encoding ABC transporter permease, protein MAGKTIPILIVVAVIVAVWYAFAVYLNSPWQLDRYAQAEQAWTASDLVRDTLNQERPVLPSPHQVIAEMWKTTFGMKPTSKRSLVYHGWITLSSTLLGFVIGTVLGILLAVGIVHNRAMDKSVMPWVIASQTIPILAIAPMIIVVLNAIGLSGLLPKALISTYLSFFPVVVGMVKGLRSPEAIQLDLMRTYSASTAQVFWKLRWPNSMPYLFTSMKVAVAISLVGAIVGELPTGAVAGLGARLLAGSYYGQTVQIWSALFAAAAIAAVLVMTVGIAHRMVLKRMGMAE, encoded by the coding sequence ATGGCCGGTAAGACCATCCCGATCCTGATCGTCGTCGCGGTGATCGTGGCGGTCTGGTACGCCTTCGCCGTTTATCTGAATTCGCCGTGGCAGCTCGACCGCTATGCGCAGGCCGAGCAGGCCTGGACGGCCAGTGATCTGGTGCGTGACACGCTGAACCAGGAGCGGCCTGTGCTGCCAAGTCCGCATCAGGTGATCGCCGAGATGTGGAAGACGACTTTCGGCATGAAGCCGACCTCGAAGCGCAGCCTTGTCTACCACGGCTGGATTACGCTCTCCTCGACGCTGCTCGGCTTTGTCATCGGCACCGTGCTCGGCATCCTGCTCGCCGTCGGCATCGTGCACAACAGGGCGATGGACAAGTCGGTGATGCCGTGGGTGATCGCGTCGCAGACGATCCCGATCCTGGCGATCGCGCCGATGATCATCGTGGTGCTCAACGCGATCGGGCTCTCGGGGCTTCTGCCCAAGGCGCTGATCTCCACCTACCTCTCCTTCTTTCCTGTCGTGGTCGGCATGGTGAAGGGCCTGCGCAGCCCCGAGGCGATCCAACTCGACCTGATGCGAACCTATTCGGCCAGCACCGCGCAGGTGTTCTGGAAGCTCAGATGGCCGAACTCGATGCCCTACCTGTTCACCTCCATGAAGGTGGCCGTGGCGATCAGCCTCGTCGGCGCCATCGTCGGCGAACTGCCGACAGGCGCGGTCGCGGGGCTCGGCGCGCGGCTCCTCGCCGGCTCCTATTACGGCCAGACGGTGCAGATATGGTCGGCGCTGTTTGCCGCCGCGGCGATTGCCGCCGTGCTGGTCATGACGGTCGGCATCGCGCACAGGATGGTGCTGAAGCGCATGGGGATGGCCGAATGA
- a CDS encoding ABC transporter substrate-binding protein, protein MKTMIVSLLAGAMSLAAAQALAADKVTLQLKWVTQAQFAGYYVAQDQGFYEEEDLEVEIKPGGPDIAPPQVLAGGGADVIIDWMPSALATREKGVPLVNIAQPFKSSGMMLTCRKETGIEKPEDFKGKTLGVWFFGNEYPFLSWMSHLGIPTDGGAEGVTVLKQGFNVDPLIQKQADCISTMTYNEYWQVIDAGFTPEDLVVFKYEDQGVATLEDGIYVLEDSLKDEAFVDKMVRFVRASMKGWKWAEENPDEAAMIVLDNDATGAQTEKHQKRMMGEIAKLTAGSNGALDEADYQRTVKTLLEGGSDPVITKEPEGAWTHMITDKAL, encoded by the coding sequence ATGAAAACAATGATTGTCTCACTGCTCGCCGGCGCGATGTCGCTGGCCGCCGCGCAGGCGCTCGCGGCCGACAAGGTGACGTTGCAGCTCAAATGGGTCACCCAGGCCCAGTTCGCCGGCTATTATGTTGCCCAGGACCAGGGCTTCTACGAGGAAGAAGACCTCGAGGTCGAGATCAAGCCGGGAGGTCCCGACATCGCTCCGCCGCAGGTGCTGGCGGGCGGCGGCGCCGACGTCATCATCGACTGGATGCCGTCGGCGCTCGCGACCCGCGAGAAGGGCGTGCCGCTGGTCAACATCGCGCAACCCTTCAAGTCGTCCGGCATGATGCTGACCTGCCGCAAGGAGACCGGCATCGAGAAGCCCGAGGACTTCAAGGGCAAGACGCTGGGCGTCTGGTTCTTCGGCAACGAATACCCGTTCCTGTCATGGATGAGCCATCTCGGCATCCCGACCGACGGCGGTGCGGAAGGCGTCACCGTGCTCAAGCAGGGCTTCAACGTCGATCCGCTGATCCAGAAACAGGCCGACTGCATCTCGACCATGACCTACAACGAGTACTGGCAGGTGATCGACGCCGGCTTCACGCCTGAGGACCTAGTCGTCTTCAAATATGAGGACCAGGGCGTGGCCACGCTCGAGGACGGGATTTACGTGCTCGAGGACAGCCTCAAGGACGAGGCCTTCGTCGACAAGATGGTGCGTTTCGTTCGCGCCTCGATGAAGGGCTGGAAATGGGCCGAGGAAAATCCGGACGAAGCTGCAATGATCGTGCTCGACAATGACGCGACCGGCGCCCAGACCGAAAAGCACCAGAAGCGCATGATGGGCGAAATCGCCAAGCTGACGGCAGGCTCGAACGGCGCGCTCGACGAGGCCGACTACCAGCGTACGGTCAAGACGCTGCTAGAGGGCGGGTCGGATCCGGTCATCACCAAGGAGCCGGAAGGCGCCTGGACACACATGATCACCGACAAGGCACTGTAG